A window of Campylobacter pinnipediorum subsp. pinnipediorum contains these coding sequences:
- a CDS encoding ABC transporter ATP-binding protein, whose amino-acid sequence MIDINVQKTLNSANGKFLLDAKLSIKDGEFVAIYGKSGSGKTTILRLLAGFETPDSGAILANDTIFYKDKKSLAIQKRNIGFLFQDYALFENMSVIKNLLFAKKDISLANELLDIMDISSLKNQSITNLSGGQKQRVALARALMIRPKILLLDEPLSALDTQTREKLQEYLIKINKQLKITTIIISHDVAEIYKLCDKVFFLDGGRIIKSGTPRQMFLKQQGSQKLAFNAKILDIKPTDTAFVVLVLVSNQLCKVVLSKNELKDLNVGDEIMLSIKAFGVNVQKIH is encoded by the coding sequence ATGATAGATATCAATGTCCAAAAAACTCTAAATAGTGCTAATGGAAAGTTTTTGCTAGATGCAAAGCTTAGTATAAAAGATGGTGAATTTGTAGCTATTTATGGTAAAAGCGGAAGTGGCAAGACAACTATACTAAGGCTTTTAGCTGGTTTTGAAACTCCTGATAGTGGTGCTATCTTAGCCAATGATACTATTTTTTATAAGGATAAAAAATCCCTAGCTATTCAAAAAAGAAATATAGGCTTTTTATTTCAAGACTATGCCTTGTTTGAAAATATGAGTGTGATAAAAAATCTACTTTTTGCTAAAAAAGATATAAGCTTAGCAAATGAACTACTTGATATAATGGATATATCAAGCTTGAAAAATCAAAGCATAACAAACCTTTCAGGCGGTCAAAAACAAAGAGTAGCTTTAGCTAGGGCTTTGATGATAAGGCCAAAGATACTTTTGCTTGATGAGCCACTCAGTGCATTGGATACCCAGACTCGTGAAAAACTTCAAGAGTATCTTATAAAGATAAACAAACAGTTAAAAATTACGACCATAATAATAAGTCACGATGTCGCTGAAATTTATAAATTATGCGATAAAGTCTTTTTTCTAGATGGCGGTAGGATAATAAAATCAGGAACTCCAAGGCAGATGTTTTTAAAACAACAAGGCTCTCAAAAACTAGCTTTTAATGCAAAAATTTTAGACATAAAACCTACAGATACAGCCTTTGTAGTCTTAGTTCTTGTATCAAATCAGCTTTGCAAAGTCGTATTATCAAAAAACGAACTAAAAGACTTAAATGTAGGCGATGAGATAATGCTTAGTATAAAAGCTTTTGGTGTAAATGTGCAAAAGATACATTAA
- the rseP gene encoding RIP metalloprotease RseP, whose amino-acid sequence MKSIFFVILMLIVGIYAYSWHFFVTIFVISFLIFFHELGHFLVARFFGVCVNTFSIGFGEKIFTKRVNNTDYCISAIPLGGYVQLKGQDDTDPKNRNYDSDSYNTLSPIKRILILFAGPFFNLILAFFIYISLGFMGNEKLAPIVGTVLDNSAAKQAGIMVDDKILMINNKIIKEWDDIGKQVSINPTKITLQRDDKQLTIKLTPKIGESKNIFGETIQKPLIGISPKGDFVKVYHTGFSSISYAFDETIKASKLIFLGFEKIITGIVPIKEMGGIVQITDITSKAAKTDVAILLLITALISVNLGILNLLPIPALDGGHIIFNAYELIFKKEVSEKVFAWLTYLGWAILLTMMLVATFNDIMRLGGFYK is encoded by the coding sequence TTGAAAAGTATATTTTTTGTTATTTTAATGCTTATAGTTGGAATTTATGCCTACTCTTGGCATTTTTTTGTTACTATATTTGTTATATCTTTTTTAATATTTTTTCACGAATTAGGACATTTTTTAGTTGCTCGTTTTTTTGGAGTTTGTGTCAATACTTTTAGTATTGGATTTGGTGAAAAGATTTTTACAAAAAGAGTTAATAATACCGATTATTGCATAAGTGCTATACCACTTGGCGGATATGTCCAGCTCAAAGGACAAGATGATACAGACCCAAAAAACAGAAACTATGATAGTGACAGTTACAACACACTAAGCCCTATAAAAAGAATTCTCATACTTTTTGCTGGACCATTTTTTAATCTTATATTGGCATTTTTTATATACATATCACTTGGTTTTATGGGAAATGAAAAACTAGCACCAATTGTAGGAACTGTGCTTGATAATTCAGCAGCAAAACAAGCTGGTATAATGGTAGATGATAAAATTTTAATGATAAATAACAAAATAATAAAAGAGTGGGATGACATAGGAAAACAAGTAAGTATAAATCCAACAAAAATAACACTACAAAGAGATGATAAACAACTCACAATAAAGCTAACACCAAAGATAGGAGAGAGTAAAAATATCTTTGGCGAAACCATACAAAAACCACTCATAGGCATATCTCCAAAAGGCGATTTTGTAAAGGTTTATCACACTGGATTTAGTTCTATATCATATGCTTTTGATGAAACTATAAAAGCTTCTAAGCTTATATTTTTAGGCTTTGAAAAGATAATAACCGGCATAGTTCCTATAAAAGAGATGGGCGGCATAGTCCAAATAACAGATATAACATCAAAAGCAGCAAAAACAGATGTAGCAATACTTCTTTTAATCACAGCACTTATCTCTGTAAATTTGGGTATTTTAAATTTACTCCCTATACCGGCACTTGATGGAGGACATATTATCTTTAATGCTTACGAACTAATATTTAAAAAAGAGGTAAGCGAAAAGGTATTTGCTTGGCTTACATATCTTGGCTGGGCTATACTTTTAACGATGATGCTTGTTGCTACCTTTAATGACATAATGAGACTTGGTGGATTTTATAAATGA
- a CDS encoding TOBE domain-containing protein, whose protein sequence is MIKAVVDNITTFDDVSLVRFSVDEDLSLSMLSLDNVSLKPKDKVKLGFKSSNVSISTNKLENFSIKNEIYCKIIDLQIGEILSVILLRYKDIEFESIITSKSAKRLNLKLNDMVFAYIKSTSIYISEIL, encoded by the coding sequence ATGATAAAAGCCGTAGTTGATAACATAACAACATTTGATGATGTTAGTTTGGTTAGATTTAGCGTAGATGAAGACTTATCTTTGTCTATGCTATCACTTGATAATGTGAGCTTAAAGCCAAAAGATAAAGTTAAGCTTGGTTTTAAAAGCTCAAATGTATCCATATCTACAAATAAACTTGAAAATTTCTCTATCAAAAACGAGATATACTGCAAGATAATAGACCTACAAATAGGCGAAATTTTATCTGTTATCTTGCTTAGATACAAAGACATTGAGTTTGAAAGTATCATCACGTCAAAATCAGCCAAAAGGCTAAACTTAAAGCTTAACGATATGGTATTTGCCTATATAAAATCAACATCAATTTATATAAGTGAAATTTTATGA
- a CDS encoding thiol:disulfide interchange protein DsbA/DsbL codes for MRSLFLKTVKFLSVVALFGALSASAFTEGEDYVKLEQPLPVKNNTLVKVFSYACPHCYKYDKSVVSKLMQKLPGVKFIPYHLKTKGSFGETISKVFAVLIAKDNENGISLLDDKSLFKKAKFTYYRAYHDKKETWNEGKDKDGFLKTGLDAVGMSVDEYNKELDNPKVIEILSKWDAAYDVAKLQGVPAFVVNGKYLINIDNVKSIDGIARLVKDLLAK; via the coding sequence ATGAGATCTTTATTTTTAAAGACAGTTAAATTTTTATCAGTTGTTGCCCTTTTTGGTGCTTTGAGTGCAAGTGCATTTACAGAAGGTGAGGACTATGTTAAGTTAGAACAGCCATTACCGGTCAAAAATAATACCTTGGTAAAAGTTTTTAGCTATGCTTGTCCGCATTGCTACAAATACGATAAAAGTGTTGTTTCAAAATTAATGCAAAAATTACCAGGTGTAAAATTTATCCCATATCATTTAAAAACAAAAGGTAGTTTTGGGGAGACTATCAGTAAAGTTTTTGCTGTTTTGATAGCCAAGGATAATGAAAATGGTATTAGTTTATTAGATGATAAGTCTTTATTTAAAAAAGCTAAATTTACATACTATAGAGCATATCATGATAAAAAAGAGACATGGAATGAGGGAAAAGATAAAGATGGATTTTTAAAGACCGGTCTTGATGCTGTTGGTATGAGTGTGGATGAGTATAATAAAGAGCTTGATAATCCAAAAGTTATTGAAATTTTATCAAAATGGGACGCTGCTTATGATGTAGCAAAACTTCAAGGTGTTCCTGCTTTTGTTGTAAATGGAAAATATCTTATCAATATAGATAATGTCAAATCAATAGATGGCATCGCTAGATTAGTTAAAGATTTATTAGCAAAATAA
- a CDS encoding class II 3-deoxy-7-phosphoheptulonate synthase, which produces MWSKDSWRKYNILQQPKYPDKDKLNEVEEKLKNLPPLVFAGEARNLKKELAKVCNGEAFLLQGGDCAESFLNFNANNIRDMFKVMLQMAIVLTFAGDRPIVKVGRVAGQFAKPRSSDFEEINGISLPSYRGDIINGFAFNDVARIPDPTRMIEAYYQSAFTMNLLRAFSRGGLADLHQINKWNLGFAKRAEIHEKYSELTDSITKTLEFMKACGMTSENTPAINQTSFYTSHEALLLPYEEAMTREDSLSNEWYDCSAHMLWIGERTRGVDDAHVHFLSGVKNPIGVKIGPSANSSDILKLSEKLNPENEAGRLNVIIRMGADKINENLPKLLRDIKKEGLNIVYSIDPMHGNTTKAGNYKTREFDKIISEVKSFFDITKSESMYAGGIHLEMTGQDVTECMGGVFNVTEQSLKERYETQCDPRLNSDQALELAFLVAELLKKQIS; this is translated from the coding sequence ATGTGGAGTAAAGATAGTTGGAGAAAATACAATATACTTCAACAGCCAAAATATCCAGACAAAGATAAATTAAATGAAGTGGAAGAAAAATTGAAAAATTTACCACCATTGGTATTTGCTGGGGAGGCTAGAAATTTAAAAAAAGAGCTTGCTAAGGTTTGTAATGGTGAGGCTTTTTTGCTTCAAGGCGGTGATTGTGCCGAAAGTTTTTTAAATTTTAATGCAAATAATATAAGAGATATGTTTAAAGTAATGCTTCAAATGGCTATAGTTTTGACATTTGCAGGTGATCGTCCGATAGTAAAAGTAGGTCGCGTTGCAGGTCAATTTGCAAAGCCTAGAAGTTCGGATTTTGAAGAGATTAATGGAATTAGTCTTCCTAGTTATCGTGGTGATATTATAAATGGTTTTGCATTTAATGATGTTGCTCGCATACCTGATCCAACAAGAATGATAGAAGCTTATTATCAAAGTGCTTTTACTATGAACCTATTGCGTGCCTTTTCTCGTGGCGGGTTGGCTGATTTACATCAAATCAATAAGTGGAATTTAGGCTTTGCTAAAAGGGCTGAGATACATGAAAAATACTCAGAACTAACAGATAGTATTACTAAAACACTTGAGTTTATGAAAGCTTGTGGAATGACATCTGAAAATACACCTGCTATAAATCAAACTTCGTTTTATACATCACACGAAGCTTTATTGTTGCCTTATGAAGAGGCTATGACAAGAGAGGATAGTTTGAGTAATGAGTGGTATGATTGTTCTGCACATATGCTTTGGATAGGTGAGAGAACAAGGGGTGTTGATGATGCTCACGTTCATTTCTTAAGTGGTGTAAAAAATCCAATAGGTGTTAAAATAGGACCTAGTGCAAACTCATCAGATATATTAAAATTATCAGAAAAATTAAATCCAGAAAATGAAGCCGGAAGACTTAATGTGATAATAAGAATGGGTGCTGATAAAATCAATGAAAATTTACCTAAATTATTAAGAGACATCAAAAAAGAAGGCTTAAATATAGTTTATAGTATAGATCCTATGCATGGAAATACAACAAAAGCCGGTAATTATAAAACTAGAGAATTTGATAAAATTATCAGTGAAGTAAAAAGTTTTTTTGATATAACAAAATCCGAGAGTATGTACGCAGGAGGTATTCATCTTGAGATGACAGGTCAGGATGTAACAGAGTGTATGGGCGGTGTTTTTAATGTAACAGAACAAAGTTTAAAAGAGCGTTACGAAACACAATGCGATCCAAGACTAAATTCAGACCAAGCTTTAGAGCTTGCATTCTTGGTTGCAGAGTTATTAAAAAAACAGATAAGTTAA
- a CDS encoding YkgJ family cysteine cluster protein yields MSILKQDGYNYTFDSSKCSECGGKCCIGESGYIWISKEEILKLADFLNLDFKQVQDRYLIKVQNRFSIKEVDYKTGYACIFFDMSKKMCSIYEHRPNQCRTFPFWDYFKDNLKELKEECIGIK; encoded by the coding sequence GTGTCAATTTTAAAACAAGATGGATATAATTATACTTTTGATAGCTCAAAATGTAGCGAATGTGGTGGAAAGTGTTGCATAGGTGAGAGTGGCTATATTTGGATAAGTAAAGAGGAAATATTAAAATTGGCTGATTTTTTGAATTTGGATTTTAAACAAGTTCAAGATAGGTATTTGATAAAAGTTCAAAATAGATTTAGTATAAAAGAGGTTGATTATAAAACCGGTTATGCTTGTATATTTTTTGATATGTCAAAAAAAATGTGCTCTATATATGAGCATAGACCAAATCAGTGTAGGACATTTCCATTTTGGGATTATTTTAAGGATAATTTAAAGGAGTTAAAAGAAGAATGTATAGGAATAAAATAA
- a CDS encoding YggS family pyridoxal phosphate-dependent enzyme → MINLKELYEKIGDIRLVAVSKNVTSKEVIELINQGQIEFGENRVQEMAKKQTELANFNPKWHMIGRLQDNKINQLISLRPTLWQSCDSLKKAVAVDKRLSYKLDTLLQINSANEDSKQGVSTSQAIEEYLKIQQECKNINLIGVMSIGANVEDEKQIQKSFEQTYKIYESLRSDGAKICSMGMSSDFMLAIKCGSNMIRLGSILYR, encoded by the coding sequence ATGATAAATTTAAAAGAACTTTATGAAAAAATAGGCGATATAAGGCTCGTAGCTGTAAGCAAAAATGTAACTAGCAAAGAGGTTATAGAACTGATAAATCAGGGTCAGATAGAATTTGGCGAAAATAGAGTTCAAGAGATGGCTAAAAAACAAACAGAACTAGCAAACTTTAATCCAAAATGGCATATGATAGGAAGATTGCAAGATAATAAAATAAACCAACTCATATCGCTTCGCCCTACTCTATGGCAAAGTTGTGATAGTTTAAAAAAGGCAGTTGCGGTAGATAAAAGGCTTAGTTATAAGTTAGATACACTTTTGCAGATAAACTCAGCAAACGAAGATAGCAAACAAGGTGTAAGCACAAGCCAAGCCATAGAAGAGTACCTAAAAATTCAACAGGAATGTAAAAATATAAATCTTATAGGTGTTATGAGTATAGGGGCTAATGTTGAAGATGAAAAACAGATACAAAAAAGCTTTGAGCAAACATATAAAATTTATGAGAGTTTAAGATCCGATGGGGCCAAGATATGCTCTATGGGAATGAGTTCTGATTTTATGTTAGCTATAAAATGCGGTTCAAATATGATTCGCTTAGGGTCTATACTATACAGATAA
- the rarD gene encoding EamA family transporter RarD, whose protein sequence is MNLKNEETQGLFLAIIAFTIWGFYPLYFKLFSEDVGSVEILAHRVLWSLIFMSLFLYLKSGFRNIKILLRNKKIRNLLFLSGTMISINWGLYIYAVNTSHIVEASLGYFINPLMNILVGFLIFKEQPSKVEKIAVFLVCVSVFIQIYNVGKIPFISIILPVSMAIYVSIRKFIKLRAIDGLFIETLMISFLAFGYFLYLCFTHQNNFKADFNGILMILSGIVTILPLVMFNAAANRIKLSTLGYVHYLSPTLTLAIAVLVFNESLDYTKIISFMLIWSGLIIVSLEKIYLKNKKGHK, encoded by the coding sequence ATGAATTTAAAAAACGAAGAAACACAGGGTTTGTTTCTTGCAATAATTGCTTTTACGATATGGGGTTTTTACCCTTTATATTTTAAATTATTTAGTGAAGATGTAGGTTCGGTTGAAATTTTGGCACATAGGGTGTTATGGTCTTTGATTTTTATGAGCTTATTTTTATATCTAAAATCCGGTTTTAGAAACATAAAAATTCTTTTAAGAAATAAAAAAATTAGAAATCTTTTATTTCTTAGTGGTACCATGATAAGCATAAATTGGGGATTATACATATATGCCGTAAATACATCTCATATAGTAGAAGCTAGCCTTGGGTATTTTATAAATCCACTTATGAATATTTTAGTTGGATTTTTGATTTTTAAAGAACAGCCAAGTAAGGTTGAAAAAATTGCTGTTTTTCTTGTTTGTGTTTCTGTTTTTATTCAGATATACAATGTAGGCAAGATACCATTTATCTCTATCATATTACCGGTATCAATGGCTATTTATGTATCTATAAGGAAATTTATAAAGCTACGAGCCATAGATGGGCTTTTTATAGAAACATTGATGATTTCATTTTTAGCTTTTGGATATTTTTTATATCTTTGTTTTACTCATCAAAACAATTTTAAAGCTGATTTTAATGGAATTTTGATGATACTTTCTGGTATAGTTACGATTTTACCACTTGTGATGTTTAATGCAGCAGCAAATAGAATAAAACTAAGCACATTGGGATATGTTCATTATCTAAGCCCAACACTTACATTAGCTATCGCTGTTTTGGTATTTAACGAGAGTTTAGATTATACAAAAATAATATCTTTTATGCTTATTTGGAGTGGTTTAATAATAGTAAGTTTAGAAAAAATATATTTAAAAAACAAAAAAGGACATAAATGA
- a CDS encoding NAD(P)-binding domain-containing protein gives MSVIYDLVVIGAGPCGIGAAIEAKANGLDNVLMLEKGEENLQTIRKFYKDNKRVDKEYKGQESTIYGVVAFQDGTKETTIEFFDKIIAENNIECVFKCEVESVKKVGDLFEITTSKDIYKSKNVLVSIGKMGKPNKPDYKIPLPLNGVVNFNLDKCSSGEKILVVGGGNSAVEYAIDLCKNNETTLAYRRDTFARVNDTNKENLEILEKENKLKVRLNHDIVSLDNDNGKVVVNFSNDKTRVYDRVIYAIGGSSPVDFLQKCGIKMDDKGNALVNDACESDIAGLYAGGDITLKNGGSIVVGLNHAYKVVQNIIKK, from the coding sequence ATGTCAGTAATTTATGATTTAGTTGTTATAGGTGCCGGGCCTTGTGGTATAGGTGCCGCTATTGAGGCTAAGGCTAATGGTCTTGATAATGTTTTAATGCTTGAAAAGGGCGAAGAAAATCTGCAAACTATAAGAAAGTTTTACAAAGATAATAAGCGTGTTGATAAAGAGTATAAAGGACAAGAAAGTACTATTTATGGAGTTGTAGCTTTTCAAGATGGAACAAAAGAGACCACAATAGAGTTTTTTGATAAAATCATTGCTGAAAATAATATAGAATGCGTTTTTAAATGCGAAGTTGAAAGTGTAAAAAAAGTTGGAGATTTGTTTGAGATCACTACTTCAAAAGATATTTATAAGTCTAAAAATGTGCTTGTGAGTATAGGTAAAATGGGTAAACCAAATAAGCCTGATTATAAAATTCCTTTACCATTAAATGGTGTTGTTAACTTTAACTTAGACAAATGTAGTAGTGGAGAAAAGATACTGGTAGTTGGTGGTGGAAACTCAGCTGTTGAGTATGCTATAGACCTCTGTAAAAACAATGAAACTACGTTGGCATACAGAAGAGATACTTTTGCAAGAGTTAATGATACAAATAAAGAAAATCTTGAAATTTTAGAAAAAGAAAATAAATTAAAAGTTAGATTAAATCACGATATCGTAAGTCTTGATAATGATAATGGTAAAGTTGTTGTGAATTTTTCAAATGATAAAACAAGAGTTTATGATAGAGTTATATATGCAATAGGCGGTTCAAGCCCAGTTGATTTCTTGCAAAAATGTGGAATCAAAATGGACGATAAAGGCAATGCATTAGTAAATGATGCTTGTGAAAGCGATATTGCTGGTCTTTATGCTGGTGGTGATATAACATTAAAAAATGGTGGTTCAATAGTAGTTGGATTAAACCATGCTTATAAAGTTGTCCAAAATATTATAAAAAAATGA
- a CDS encoding tRNA1(Val) (adenine(37)-N6)-methyltransferase has protein sequence MILYQLKDGYHYNSDSLILYDFVSSFLDPNYKGSVLDVGCGCGVVGLLLKRDFNKIDLSLLDIQHINIMLCKKNLTKNNLSANLIECDFLKIKTDEKFDLIVSNPPYYRDGVVKSANTHLAISRYADEFSLKAFLSTANKILKPRAEIIFCYESLQLQVIMQILSEFKFTCCNVCFVHPKKEKKSNLVLIRAKKSSRSTCDVMTPLILQDGDKNSLRADEIYKKADTKSLMCQF, from the coding sequence ATGATACTTTATCAACTAAAAGATGGCTATCATTATAATAGCGATTCATTGATTTTGTATGATTTTGTTTCATCTTTTTTGGATCCAAACTACAAAGGAAGTGTTTTAGATGTTGGTTGTGGTTGCGGGGTTGTTGGACTTTTATTAAAGCGTGATTTTAATAAAATTGATCTATCGTTACTTGATATTCAACATATAAATATTATGTTATGTAAAAAAAATTTAACTAAAAATAATCTATCAGCAAATTTAATAGAGTGTGATTTTTTAAAAATCAAAACAGATGAGAAATTTGACCTGATAGTTTCAAACCCACCTTATTATCGTGATGGTGTTGTAAAAAGCGCAAATACACATTTAGCTATTAGTCGTTATGCTGATGAGTTTTCTTTGAAGGCATTTTTAAGCACAGCAAATAAAATTTTAAAGCCAAGGGCTGAGATAATATTTTGTTATGAAAGCTTACAGTTACAAGTTATTATGCAAATCTTAAGTGAATTTAAATTTACTTGTTGTAATGTTTGTTTTGTGCATCCAAAAAAAGAGAAAAAATCAAATTTAGTTTTGATTAGAGCAAAAAAAAGCTCTCGTTCAACTTGTGATGTTATGACACCACTTATTTTGCAAGATGGTGATAAAAATAGTTTAAGGGCTGATGAAATTTATAAAAAAGCAGATACAAAGAGTTTGATGTGTCAATTTTAA